One segment of Rhea pennata isolate bPtePen1 unplaced genomic scaffold, bPtePen1.pri scaffold_23_2, whole genome shotgun sequence DNA contains the following:
- the LOC134154334 gene encoding E3 ubiquitin-protein ligase Topors-like: protein TPAAPDATCPICLDTLDDVAYVKPCFHKFCFGCVLRWSKTKAECPLCKQVFQSILHTVLAEDDYQEYVVRPPKDSSCARRPRQRAPWRPATRRHHRPAPHLQQQSPAPQMPSSAQDGSSLEGPPSHSRQRQRAGGLREPSQRLSLHRQASAESRSQRHVPATEEEMLNFCRALYRTGMRVQRVPHGGHPQDISAEFFSRNPDSIQRLLPWLQRELRVLFGVHQSLITITELIVLTNLRRYDLDSQAFADDLELLLLSRTRHFVHELIGFAQCSCTMETYDQQAIYDCHSHSQHEGGPSASLSPAAAAGTATTPGPAQSPSPVGSPGYTTLPVTSYAGPRDIATATQSHQDLQTNSDNRAAQAGGEAQRQLPAPANPLDSDS, encoded by the coding sequence acaccagcagctccagatgcTACATGTCCCATCTGTCTGGACACCCTAGACGACGTTGCCTACGTGAAACCCTGCTtccacaagttctgctttggttgtgtgCTCCGCTGGTCGAAAACAAAGGCCGAATGCcccctctgcaagcaggttttccagtctattctgcacacagtgctggcagaagatgaCTACCAGGAGTATGTTGTGAGGCCTCCCAAAGATAGCTCTTGTGCCAGGCGGCCGCGACAGAGAGCTCCTTGGCGCCCTGCCACCAGGAGGCACCATCGCCCTGCACCTCACCTGCAGCAGCAGTCCCCTGCTCCTCAGATGCCATCCTCTGCCCAGgacggcagcagcctggaggggcctccaagccacagcaggcagaggcagagagccgGAGGGCTGCGGGAGCCAAGCCAGAGgctgtctctgcacaggcaggccagtgctgagagcagatCTCAGAGACATGTGCCagcgacagaggaggagatgctgaacttctGCCGTGCTCTGTACCGCACAGGGATGCGTGTGCAAAGGGTTCCCCATGGTGGCCACCCCCAAGACATCTCCGCAGAGTTCTTCTCCCGCAATCCGGACAGCATTCAGAGgttgctgccctggctccagcgcGAACTGAGAGTTCTCTTTGGAGTCCACCAGTCACTGATCACCATCACGGAGCTCATCGTCCTGACAAACCTCAGGAGGTATGACCTGGACAGTCAGGCCTTTGCTGACgacttagagctgctgctgctgagtcgcACCAGGCATTTCGTCCACGAGCTCATCGGCTTTGCCCAGTGCTCATGCACCATGGAGACCTACGACCAGCAGGCCATATATGATTGCCACTCTCACAGCCAGCACGAAGGAGGCCCCTCAGCATCATTaagcccagcagctgctgcgggTACAGCCACGactccagggccagcccagagtCCATCCCCAGTTGGCAGCCCTGGCTATACAACGCTTCCTGTCACCTCGTATGCAGGCCCCCGTGACATTGCCACAGCCACACAATCTCACCAAGATCTACAGACAAACTCTGACAACAGGGCAgctcaagcaggaggagaagcccagagacAGTTGCCAGCTCCTGCCAACCCCCTGGACAGTGACTCCTAG